A stretch of Metabacillus sp. FJAT-52054 DNA encodes these proteins:
- a CDS encoding MupG family TIM beta-alpha barrel fold protein: MIGISFYLHDECAEERIREAGRLGVKQAFTSLHIPEDKGDLAGKAKQLLQTAKEAGVQVFADVSAGTPAKLGAASIYDLKDLGVNGLRLDDGFGLEEMAEISHEFSIAINASILFERELMDLLSCGGLPESLLAWHNFYPRRETGLDDSFYKKQNLLFKQYGIPTAAFIPGRGEKRGPLFEGLPTLEKHRAANPLHAAIELDQMDTDHIYIGDADFGGELLEDLLLYSKENTIKLRISSTLNLNEKYEVRPDLSRDVIRLLHTRTNRSIPPLPAGPRSKGAITMDNDLYGRYRGEVQIVKHDLPGDERVNIIGRISASEQPLLELIQPGQTLLLIKDS; this comes from the coding sequence ATGATTGGGATATCCTTCTATCTGCATGATGAATGTGCAGAAGAACGAATCAGGGAAGCGGGGAGACTGGGGGTAAAGCAGGCCTTTACCTCCCTGCACATCCCGGAGGATAAGGGAGATCTCGCAGGAAAAGCGAAACAGCTTCTTCAAACAGCCAAGGAAGCAGGTGTTCAGGTTTTTGCAGATGTATCTGCAGGAACTCCTGCCAAGCTTGGTGCAGCCTCGATATATGATCTGAAAGATCTTGGGGTAAACGGACTTCGGCTTGATGATGGATTTGGATTAGAAGAAATGGCGGAGATCAGCCATGAGTTTTCGATTGCCATCAATGCCAGTATTCTTTTTGAAAGGGAGCTTATGGATCTGCTTTCCTGCGGGGGCCTGCCAGAGTCCCTTTTAGCATGGCACAATTTTTATCCTCGGAGAGAGACTGGGCTGGATGATTCTTTTTATAAAAAGCAAAACCTCCTTTTTAAACAATACGGGATTCCAACCGCTGCCTTCATACCTGGCAGAGGAGAAAAGCGGGGACCATTATTTGAAGGCTTGCCGACATTGGAAAAACACCGTGCGGCAAATCCTCTGCATGCAGCAATTGAGCTGGATCAAATGGACACAGATCATATTTATATCGGAGATGCCGATTTTGGGGGAGAGCTTCTGGAGGATCTCTTGCTTTACTCAAAGGAAAACACAATAAAACTTAGAATCTCATCAACTCTCAATTTGAATGAGAAGTATGAGGTAAGACCGGATCTTTCAAGGGATGTCATTCGTTTGCTGCACACAAGAACAAACCGATCTATACCTCCGCTGCCAGCCGGACCAAGAAGCAAAGGGGCCATTACGATGGATAACGATTTATACGGCAGATACCGCGGAGAAGTTCAGATTGTTAAACACGACTTGCCAGGGGATGAACGGGTCAATATTATCGGCAGAATTTCAGCTTCAGAGCAGCCGCTGCTTGAGCTGATTCAGCCCGGACAGACTCTGCTGCTAATAAAAGACTCATAG
- a CDS encoding PTS transporter subunit EIIC: MGKMDKSSLLAAEILEKLGGKDNVISYAHCMTRLRVKVQNDSLVDREGIKRIDGVFGLVEEDTFQIIVGPGTVNQVSQQFGRLTGEREELDLKKAAASNKAEINKKNATPFKQFLRKISNIFIPLIPALVASGLITGISKAIIQAGWLDEKSQTALILTAIGSGLFAYLGILVGHNAAKEFGGSPALGALAGILIINPAIAGISLFGENLLPGRGGLVGVLFAAIFIAIVEQRVRKFVPKSLDIIITPTIALLVTGLVTYIVFMPVGGWISEGITKGLLTVLDVGGPGAGFVLGATFLPLVVTGLHQGLTPVHLELISSIGDDPLLPILAMGGAGQVGAAFAIFAKTKKKRLKRAIGGGLPAGMLGIGEPLIFGVTLPLGRPFLTACLGAGVGGAFQAYFNVATTSIGVSGLPLAFLIPLNEIVLYLIGLLISYAAGFLITYFFGFKDEMASEFA; the protein is encoded by the coding sequence ATGGGTAAAATGGATAAATCCAGTTTACTGGCAGCAGAAATACTGGAAAAATTGGGAGGTAAGGATAACGTTATCTCCTATGCTCACTGCATGACACGACTCAGAGTAAAGGTTCAGAATGATTCTCTGGTAGACAGAGAAGGGATAAAAAGGATAGATGGCGTTTTCGGCCTTGTAGAAGAGGATACCTTTCAAATTATTGTCGGTCCCGGCACCGTAAATCAAGTTTCACAGCAATTTGGAAGACTGACAGGTGAACGTGAGGAGCTGGATTTAAAGAAAGCAGCTGCATCGAACAAAGCTGAGATTAATAAAAAGAACGCAACTCCATTCAAACAGTTTCTCAGAAAAATTTCCAATATCTTCATTCCGCTGATTCCAGCACTTGTTGCTTCCGGACTCATAACTGGTATTTCCAAAGCCATTATTCAGGCTGGCTGGCTGGATGAAAAATCGCAAACGGCACTTATATTAACTGCAATTGGAAGCGGTTTATTTGCTTACCTTGGGATTCTTGTCGGTCACAATGCAGCGAAGGAGTTTGGCGGATCCCCGGCACTCGGAGCACTTGCAGGTATTCTGATCATCAACCCGGCAATAGCAGGCATTTCCCTCTTTGGTGAGAATTTGCTGCCTGGCCGCGGAGGTCTCGTTGGGGTCTTATTTGCCGCTATCTTTATAGCGATTGTAGAGCAAAGAGTCCGCAAATTTGTTCCGAAGTCACTCGATATTATCATTACCCCGACCATTGCACTGCTCGTAACCGGATTGGTTACGTACATTGTGTTCATGCCTGTAGGAGGCTGGATTTCTGAAGGCATCACAAAAGGATTGCTCACTGTGTTAGATGTAGGAGGTCCTGGAGCAGGATTCGTTCTAGGCGCCACATTCCTGCCGCTCGTCGTTACCGGTCTTCATCAAGGATTGACTCCCGTTCATTTGGAATTGATCAGTTCAATTGGCGATGATCCGCTGCTTCCGATTCTGGCAATGGGTGGAGCTGGCCAAGTAGGTGCTGCATTTGCTATTTTTGCTAAAACAAAGAAAAAACGTTTGAAACGGGCGATTGGCGGAGGTCTTCCTGCAGGGATGCTTGGAATCGGCGAACCCTTAATTTTCGGTGTAACCCTTCCACTAGGCAGGCCATTCCTTACCGCATGTCTAGGAGCTGGAGTAGGTGGAGCATTTCAGGCGTACTTTAATGTAGCGACAACAAGCATTGGCGTTTCCGGGCTGCCCCTCGCCTTTCTGATTCCGCTTAACGAAATCGTGCTTTACTTGATTGGGCTGCTGATTTCTTATGCTGCGGGATTCCTTATCACTTATTTCTTTGGGTTTAAGGATGAAATGGCAAGTGAATTCGCATGA
- a CDS encoding MurR/RpiR family transcriptional regulator: MTKGGLSIIQQTIERLPESERKIAQYILDNPHEAVNSTVSQISVSSNASGAAVVRLCKSLGLKGFQDLKLRIAGDLLKPVEQGYRDIEPEEPLYSIAMKTASNSIQAITDTSEILNYDELEKAVQLLTEAKTVHFYGVGASGIVAADAQQKLLRINKNATAFADLHLVATLIANADQNDVVFAVSYSGETSEILRILKLANEKGVRTIGLTHFGQSRMTALCDVCLYTSSSNEAPFRSAATSSRLSQLYLIDVLFLGMAANQYGETVQYIDHTREAIRSITKKEK; the protein is encoded by the coding sequence ATGACGAAAGGCGGTTTATCCATTATTCAGCAAACGATTGAACGTCTTCCGGAATCGGAGAGGAAGATCGCACAATATATCCTCGACAATCCGCATGAAGCCGTAAACAGTACCGTAAGCCAAATCAGTGTTTCATCAAATGCGAGCGGGGCTGCTGTCGTGAGATTATGCAAATCGCTCGGATTAAAAGGCTTCCAGGATTTAAAGCTTCGAATTGCTGGAGATCTTCTGAAGCCTGTCGAGCAGGGCTACCGTGATATTGAACCGGAGGAGCCGCTCTATTCAATCGCCATGAAAACAGCAAGCAACAGCATTCAGGCGATTACGGATACGTCTGAAATTCTGAATTACGATGAGCTGGAGAAAGCAGTTCAGCTCCTGACAGAAGCGAAAACTGTCCATTTTTATGGAGTGGGAGCCTCAGGGATTGTAGCTGCGGATGCCCAGCAAAAACTGCTTAGGATCAATAAAAATGCCACCGCCTTTGCAGATTTGCATTTAGTTGCCACTTTGATTGCCAATGCGGATCAGAACGATGTGGTATTTGCGGTTTCTTATTCAGGAGAAACATCTGAAATTCTGCGAATCTTAAAACTCGCGAATGAAAAGGGGGTGAGGACGATTGGCCTTACACACTTCGGCCAATCCAGAATGACAGCATTATGCGATGTATGCCTTTATACATCGAGTTCGAACGAAGCACCTTTTAGAAGTGCAGCAACTTCCTCAAGGCTGTCCCAGCTCTACTTGATTGATGTCCTCTTTTTAGGGATGGCAGCCAATCAATACGGTGAAACAGTTCAGTATATTGATCATACGAGAGAAGCCATTCGTTCAATTACCAAAAAAGAAAAATAG